From the Bdellovibrio reynosensis genome, one window contains:
- a CDS encoding chemotaxis protein CheX, with amino-acid sequence MAKLKVLQKSGACILIPLEDLNRSDSAELKNVLAGLTAEPAFRAFVIDFENTPNIHEAPLADLVVASKALKSHDIPTYGINMDKRLVSRIRASGLDTAILNREAKDIPELANSVVKPIKFDTEIINPFVHGALETLKLQASINCRSMPIYLKGKGPTIDTEIAAVLSIVSGKFDGTFALRFPKQLFLSIVEQMLGEKYEDICDDNADAAGELLNIIFGVAKEQLNQKNYQIQQALPTVIYGERIKVKSQSSEPVLIIPIETDFGVFHIEIGVDPSAAENKKAS; translated from the coding sequence ATGGCGAAATTAAAAGTCCTTCAAAAGAGCGGGGCCTGTATTCTGATCCCGCTTGAAGATTTAAATCGATCCGACAGTGCTGAGCTAAAAAATGTGTTAGCTGGGTTGACTGCAGAGCCCGCATTCAGGGCCTTTGTGATCGATTTTGAAAATACGCCCAATATCCACGAAGCTCCGCTTGCGGATCTTGTGGTGGCATCAAAGGCGCTTAAAAGCCATGATATTCCAACGTATGGGATTAACATGGATAAGCGTTTGGTGTCGCGTATACGGGCATCAGGTTTAGATACGGCTATTTTGAACAGAGAAGCGAAGGACATTCCTGAACTTGCCAATTCGGTAGTTAAGCCTATCAAGTTTGATACAGAAATTATTAATCCTTTTGTGCACGGAGCATTGGAAACCTTAAAACTCCAAGCTTCGATCAACTGTCGTTCTATGCCGATTTATTTAAAAGGCAAAGGCCCGACTATTGATACGGAAATCGCGGCGGTGTTAAGCATTGTCAGTGGAAAATTCGATGGAACTTTTGCTTTGCGTTTTCCTAAGCAGTTGTTTTTGTCGATTGTTGAACAAATGCTGGGCGAAAAATACGAAGACATTTGTGACGACAATGCCGATGCGGCTGGTGAACTTTTGAATATTATTTTTGGCGTAGCAAAAGAACAGCTCAACCAAAAAAATTATCAGATTCAACAAGCTTTACCGACCGTGATTTACGGTGAAAGAATCAAAGTAAAAAGTCAAAGCAGTGAACCTGTTTTGATTATTCCTATTGAAACTGATTTTGGAGTTTTTCATATTGAAATCGGTGTTGACCCGAGCGCCGCTGAAAATAAAAAAGCCAGTTAA
- the cheB gene encoding chemotaxis-specific protein-glutamate methyltransferase CheB: protein MRKILIVDDSSVMRSQLSAALRAAPGIEVVGTAQNGAIALTMLKEKQIDLAIVDVEMPEMNGLELLDAMNKHNIKVKTIMFAGATKGSALASLKALNRGAFDFVQKPNFTPEELQSPGGLSEKIRSLLLPKIELAFSAGLIHTDRSTTTISTAAPNSLSSTPPPVSYPPIRWNTFLTKAIVIGSSTGGPTALEKVFTNFNTQINVPIFIVQHMPPVFTAALGERLSELSGLKVAEAKDLELVEPNRVYIAPGNYHMRVVKGLGGNLQIKLDQGPQRQSVRPAVDNLFESAAEIYGQNLLGFVFTGMGADGREGALAIKKAGGGVVIQDKETCVVYGMPKAVADSGAFDKQLSLEEMRSFLIEQSSSILKRKAT, encoded by the coding sequence ATGCGTAAGATCTTGATCGTCGATGATTCATCAGTGATGCGTTCCCAGTTGTCGGCAGCCCTTAGGGCTGCCCCAGGGATTGAAGTTGTGGGTACTGCCCAGAACGGTGCCATCGCTTTGACCATGCTTAAGGAAAAGCAGATCGATCTTGCGATTGTAGATGTTGAAATGCCTGAAATGAACGGTTTAGAGCTTTTAGATGCTATGAATAAGCACAACATAAAAGTGAAAACGATTATGTTTGCCGGTGCTACTAAAGGCAGTGCCCTTGCATCCTTAAAAGCCTTAAACCGTGGTGCTTTTGATTTCGTGCAAAAGCCAAACTTCACCCCTGAGGAGCTTCAATCCCCTGGAGGATTAAGTGAAAAAATCAGGTCGCTATTATTACCAAAAATTGAATTGGCCTTCTCTGCAGGGCTTATTCACACGGACCGCAGTACGACGACAATAAGTACTGCGGCTCCTAATTCTTTATCAAGTACGCCGCCCCCAGTTTCATATCCGCCAATTAGATGGAATACCTTTTTAACAAAAGCCATCGTTATTGGTAGCTCAACGGGTGGTCCGACGGCTCTTGAAAAAGTTTTTACCAACTTTAACACTCAAATCAATGTGCCTATTTTTATCGTGCAACACATGCCTCCGGTATTTACCGCCGCATTGGGCGAAAGATTGAGTGAGCTTTCGGGTTTGAAAGTCGCAGAAGCGAAAGACTTAGAACTGGTAGAGCCTAACCGCGTGTATATCGCTCCGGGCAACTATCACATGCGCGTAGTGAAGGGCTTAGGCGGAAACTTACAAATTAAATTAGATCAAGGTCCCCAACGTCAGTCGGTTCGTCCCGCCGTCGATAATCTATTTGAAAGTGCTGCAGAGATTTACGGTCAAAACCTGCTGGGCTTTGTTTTCACCGGAATGGGTGCGGACGGTCGTGAAGGTGCTTTAGCCATTAAGAAGGCGGGTGGCGGCGTGGTAATTCAGGACAAGGAAACTTGTGTTGTGTATGGCATGCCTAAAGCGGTCGCTGACTCGGGCGCTTTTGATAAGCAATTGAGTCTAGAAGAGATGAGAAGTTTTTTAATTGAGCAATCAAGTTCAATTTTAAAAAGGAAGGCTACATGA
- a CDS encoding Hpt domain-containing protein, giving the protein MSADNEELNEFFLEARELLDSAEENLLNLDDGQEFNVHYDAIFRALHNLKGSAGIFEQLTLQEHVHLIETAFTQQKEAGSLSPELVDYFLKGCDHARKIIDDPSTASFAMACPDGSGAMFFQHDTAPAAVEEVAAPELTLVATGAPKVEAVKPAQAKTPVAQIHSGDPLKAVVALMFRYYPELDSHFASHGRHEDREVLRFELQALLNSIKKSA; this is encoded by the coding sequence ATGAGTGCAGACAACGAAGAATTAAATGAATTTTTCTTGGAAGCTCGCGAGCTATTAGATTCTGCTGAAGAGAATCTTTTAAACCTCGATGACGGCCAGGAATTCAATGTTCATTATGATGCGATTTTCAGAGCACTCCACAATTTAAAAGGTTCAGCTGGTATTTTTGAACAGTTGACCCTTCAAGAACATGTGCATCTTATTGAGACAGCCTTCACACAGCAAAAGGAAGCAGGCTCACTTTCCCCTGAACTGGTCGATTATTTTCTTAAAGGTTGTGATCACGCCCGCAAAATTATTGATGATCCATCAACGGCATCGTTTGCTATGGCATGTCCCGATGGCAGCGGAGCGATGTTCTTTCAGCATGACACGGCACCAGCAGCAGTAGAAGAAGTCGCTGCTCCAGAATTAACTTTAGTAGCGACTGGAGCACCAAAGGTTGAAGCAGTTAAACCTGCTCAAGCAAAAACACCAGTAGCGCAAATCCATTCCGGCGATCCACTAAAAGCCGTGGTCGCATTAATGTTTCGCTATTACCCTGAGCTAGACAGCCACTTTGCAAGTCATGGTCGCCATGAGGACCGCGAAGTTCTGCGCTTTGAACTTCAGGCCTTATTAAATTCTATAAAAAAATCTGCCTAA
- a CDS encoding methyl-accepting chemotaxis protein, translating into MSKATAEKLNHDMSFNDLKSTVEAIHRVQAVIEFNLDGTIITANENFCKAMGYELKDIVGKHHRMFCDPAYTSGFEYRAFWDKLNRGEFEQSEYKRYANGGREIYIHASYNPVYDDNGKVVKVVKFATDITAQKLKNSDYEGKVQAISKAQAVIEFNMDGTVITANENFCKTVGYDLRDIQGKHHRMFCETNYANSPEYRMLWDKLNRGEFDSGEYKRVGLGGKEIWIQASYNPIYDMNGKPFKVVKFAVDITAQKLKTADFEGKITAINKAQAVIEFNMDGTITSANENFLKTLGYEMKEIQGKHHKMFCDPALVNSMEYSHFWSKLNNGEFDAGQYRRLGKGGKEIWIQASYNPIFDMNGRPYKVVKYATDITQVKMMIKSMEETANNLAAAAGELTATATQMSNTAVHTNEQSHLASNSASEVASGVKTVATNTEEMAASIREIARSANESAEMSKMTLQRAQETNKTIMQLGISSQEIGNVIKVISSIAQQTNLLALNATIEAARAGDAGKGFAVVANEVKELAKQTAKATEDITNKIGAIQGDSKNAVEAISGISQAMDKLNSIAGAIAASVEEQTATTNEVSRVVLESTKSVDSIATIIKVVSGASNESKASAEQTLFASQELNALAERLKAIVNKAQSA; encoded by the coding sequence ATGAGCAAGGCAACAGCAGAGAAATTAAACCACGATATGAGCTTTAACGATCTTAAAAGTACGGTAGAAGCAATTCACCGTGTTCAAGCAGTTATTGAGTTCAACTTGGATGGTACGATCATCACGGCGAATGAAAACTTCTGTAAAGCTATGGGTTATGAGCTTAAGGACATCGTTGGTAAACACCACAGAATGTTCTGTGATCCTGCCTATACGAGCGGTTTTGAATATCGCGCTTTCTGGGATAAGTTGAATCGCGGAGAGTTTGAACAATCTGAATATAAACGCTATGCAAATGGCGGTCGTGAAATTTACATTCACGCATCATACAACCCAGTCTATGACGACAATGGCAAGGTAGTTAAAGTTGTTAAATTTGCGACAGATATCACTGCGCAAAAGCTTAAGAACTCTGATTATGAAGGAAAAGTACAAGCCATATCAAAAGCCCAAGCAGTTATTGAGTTTAATATGGATGGTACTGTTATTACAGCAAATGAAAATTTCTGCAAAACAGTTGGTTATGATTTGCGCGACATTCAAGGTAAACACCACAGAATGTTCTGTGAGACGAACTATGCAAACTCTCCTGAATATCGCATGCTTTGGGATAAGTTAAACCGCGGGGAATTCGACTCAGGTGAATACAAACGCGTGGGCCTAGGTGGTAAAGAGATTTGGATTCAAGCTTCATACAATCCAATTTATGATATGAATGGAAAACCATTCAAAGTAGTTAAGTTCGCAGTCGACATCACTGCGCAAAAACTTAAGACTGCGGATTTTGAAGGAAAAATTACTGCCATTAATAAAGCTCAGGCAGTTATTGAGTTCAACATGGATGGCACAATTACCTCGGCCAATGAGAACTTCCTAAAAACTCTTGGATACGAAATGAAAGAAATCCAAGGCAAACATCATAAAATGTTTTGCGACCCAGCTTTGGTGAATTCAATGGAATACAGTCACTTCTGGTCTAAACTTAACAATGGTGAATTTGATGCTGGCCAATATCGTCGCCTTGGTAAAGGTGGTAAAGAAATTTGGATCCAAGCTTCCTATAATCCAATCTTCGACATGAACGGCAGACCATATAAAGTTGTTAAATACGCAACTGACATCACTCAAGTTAAGATGATGATCAAGTCTATGGAAGAAACTGCAAACAATTTGGCTGCAGCAGCGGGTGAATTAACAGCGACTGCAACTCAAATGTCTAACACAGCAGTTCACACGAACGAACAATCTCACTTGGCTTCTAACTCTGCAAGTGAAGTAGCTAGCGGTGTTAAGACTGTTGCTACAAACACTGAAGAGATGGCTGCATCTATCCGTGAGATCGCTCGTTCAGCAAATGAATCTGCTGAAATGTCTAAAATGACATTGCAACGCGCGCAAGAAACTAACAAAACAATCATGCAACTTGGTATTAGCAGCCAGGAAATCGGCAACGTGATCAAAGTGATCAGCTCCATTGCTCAACAAACTAACTTGTTGGCGCTAAATGCGACGATCGAAGCGGCTCGTGCTGGTGACGCTGGTAAAGGTTTCGCGGTTGTTGCGAATGAAGTTAAAGAACTTGCTAAACAAACTGCAAAAGCGACTGAAGATATCACGAACAAAATCGGTGCTATCCAAGGTGATTCTAAAAATGCGGTAGAAGCAATTTCTGGAATCTCTCAAGCAATGGATAAATTAAATTCAATCGCAGGTGCGATTGCGGCTTCGGTAGAAGAGCAAACTGCAACTACGAACGAAGTATCACGTGTTGTTCTTGAGTCAACGAAGAGCGTTGATAGCATCGCGACAATCATCAAGGTTGTATCAGGTGCTTCAAACGAAAGTAAGGCAAGTGCAGAGCAAACATTGTTTGCTTCCCAAGAATTGAATGCCTTAGCTGAAAGACTTAAAGCAATCGTTAACAAGGCTCAGTCCGCTTAA
- a CDS encoding chemotaxis protein CheW, with the protein MAQTLRHEETRQFATFYLADRLYGIDVTQVQEVTKPMPLTLIRLAPDFIKGLINLRGQIATAIGLRELFGLMKNDADEKMTVVCRIDGNLLSLLVDRIGDVMEVSQADFEPTPDTVDNSIKKFMDGVYKTHDSILSVIGIERIYQELNIKEQN; encoded by the coding sequence ATGGCACAAACACTACGTCATGAAGAAACCCGCCAGTTCGCCACGTTTTATTTGGCCGACCGTCTTTACGGAATCGATGTCACACAAGTGCAAGAGGTTACCAAACCTATGCCTCTGACTTTGATTCGTTTGGCGCCGGATTTTATTAAGGGCTTGATTAACCTTCGTGGGCAAATCGCTACGGCGATTGGTTTACGCGAATTGTTTGGACTTATGAAAAATGATGCAGATGAAAAGATGACAGTGGTTTGCCGTATTGACGGGAATCTACTGTCGCTTCTGGTGGATAGAATCGGCGATGTGATGGAAGTATCACAAGCTGACTTTGAACCAACGCCAGACACTGTAGACAACTCTATAAAGAAATTTATGGATGGGGTTTATAAAACACACGACTCGATTCTGAGCGTGATTGGTATTGAACGTATTTATCAAGAATTAAACATTAAAGAACAAAATTAA
- a CDS encoding chemotaxis protein CheW, translating into MSDVKDDLELGLKEFWQECDDLGERISSNLALMEKGDFTNAVVDELYRDIHTLKGSAFLFGFNPIGNIAHVMETRLEPVRDDHGALSNDLIELLYKGIDVIAKMVELRREKTEKSQKDVETIVPQMVDSSIKSVGGELHPMKENAELNEMVEKSSASDLSAEDHHSALSIDPSLIESIEAEISQISTVVSEVKSNPVHEPVKNEAKPAPAVIAKPVATKAAAAPTASAAPAQGDDANSSDPSSSIRVPVSLLDRLMTLMGEMVLVRNQVLQYSSKEDNLEFLNLSQRLDVVTTEVQNEMMKTRMQPIGNILNKFQRLVRDLSRDLNKKMELHLQGTETELDKTLLEAVKDPLTHIIRNSCDHGMETPEERRQAGKAETGHITVRAFHEGGQVVIEISDDGRGLHKDKILNKALEKGLITPDKAAALSEREVHNLIFAPGFSTAAQVTNISGRGVGMDVVRSNIDKIGGVVELHSTQGAGTTIRLKIPLTLAIVPAMIVRCDDDRYAIPQVKLVELVRVDNSNSESHIEYLQGNAFYRLRGNLLPLVNMKSLLGFCSKNEVAKSLPDVINIVVVRAERQLFGLIVDEVVDTADIVVKPLARFLKSVNVYSGATVLGDGSIALILDVMGIAQRLSLMSSQHEALNQNSISAGTRGVETQEFLLFRLNSQARHAIPLDLVHRLEEFKTSDVQKSGDTRVIHYRGSILPLISLNSFLGYHAEPSKSEGEILPVIVTRKNGQYFGIEVTEILDVLQTEANVESAFSDKKGILGNVLIEKEIIVIVDSLQIIDELIPQARSHDARTPEVVVDAIQRRRHNILYAEDNAFFRKHVKTHLEKAGYTVITAIDGSDAILKLEEMPRHEVSLIISDIEMPKMNGLQLAGKIRKDESWKDIVLLALTTKYDDRSLKEGLEAGFNAYLEKLNPDSLIQAIDKHIFKKAG; encoded by the coding sequence ATGTCGGATGTAAAAGACGATCTTGAGCTAGGTCTGAAAGAATTTTGGCAGGAGTGTGACGACCTAGGAGAACGAATTTCTTCTAACCTCGCCCTAATGGAAAAAGGCGACTTCACAAATGCAGTAGTCGACGAGCTCTATCGTGACATTCATACATTAAAGGGATCCGCATTTCTTTTTGGCTTTAATCCAATCGGAAACATCGCACATGTGATGGAAACACGATTGGAGCCGGTACGTGATGACCACGGTGCTTTGAGTAACGATCTAATCGAACTTCTGTATAAGGGGATCGACGTTATTGCCAAGATGGTCGAGCTTCGCAGAGAGAAAACTGAAAAGAGCCAAAAAGATGTAGAAACCATCGTTCCGCAAATGGTGGATTCATCAATCAAGTCTGTAGGTGGCGAACTTCATCCAATGAAAGAAAACGCTGAACTCAACGAAATGGTTGAAAAATCATCTGCGTCTGACCTAAGCGCCGAAGATCATCATTCTGCTTTATCTATTGATCCGTCACTGATTGAAAGTATCGAAGCAGAGATTTCACAGATCTCTACTGTAGTTTCTGAGGTGAAATCAAATCCAGTACATGAGCCGGTTAAGAATGAAGCGAAACCGGCGCCAGCTGTAATTGCAAAACCAGTTGCTACAAAAGCAGCTGCGGCTCCGACAGCAAGTGCTGCCCCGGCTCAAGGTGATGATGCAAATAGCTCTGATCCATCAAGCAGCATCCGTGTTCCAGTTTCGTTGTTAGACCGTCTTATGACTTTAATGGGCGAAATGGTTTTAGTTCGTAACCAGGTTCTTCAGTATTCAAGTAAAGAAGACAATCTTGAGTTTTTAAACTTGAGCCAACGCTTGGATGTTGTGACTACTGAAGTTCAAAACGAAATGATGAAGACCCGCATGCAGCCGATTGGAAATATTTTAAATAAGTTCCAACGCCTGGTGCGCGATTTATCCCGTGACCTAAATAAGAAAATGGAATTGCACCTTCAAGGTACTGAAACAGAATTAGATAAAACTTTGCTTGAAGCTGTGAAAGATCCATTAACACATATTATTAGAAATTCTTGTGACCACGGAATGGAGACTCCAGAAGAGCGTCGTCAAGCCGGTAAGGCCGAGACGGGACACATCACAGTTCGCGCTTTCCACGAAGGTGGACAAGTTGTCATCGAAATTAGCGATGACGGCCGTGGTTTACACAAAGATAAAATTTTAAATAAGGCTTTAGAAAAAGGTCTTATTACTCCGGATAAAGCGGCTGCCTTAAGCGAAAGAGAAGTTCATAACTTGATCTTTGCTCCTGGCTTTTCAACGGCTGCCCAAGTGACCAATATTTCAGGTCGCGGTGTGGGTATGGATGTGGTTCGCAGTAACATCGATAAAATCGGTGGTGTCGTAGAACTTCATAGTACGCAAGGTGCAGGCACTACGATTCGCCTTAAAATCCCTCTGACGTTGGCAATCGTACCAGCGATGATCGTTCGTTGCGATGACGATCGTTACGCAATTCCGCAAGTGAAGCTTGTTGAATTAGTGCGTGTTGATAATTCAAACTCTGAAAGCCACATTGAATATCTTCAAGGCAATGCATTTTATCGTTTGCGCGGCAACTTATTGCCGTTGGTGAACATGAAGTCATTGCTAGGCTTCTGCTCTAAAAATGAAGTAGCTAAGTCACTTCCTGATGTTATTAACATCGTCGTCGTAAGAGCTGAAAGACAGCTTTTCGGTTTGATTGTGGATGAAGTCGTGGACACTGCGGATATCGTGGTGAAGCCATTGGCTCGTTTCCTAAAATCAGTGAATGTATATTCAGGTGCTACAGTTCTTGGTGACGGTTCGATTGCCTTAATCTTAGATGTTATGGGTATCGCTCAACGCCTTAGCCTGATGTCAAGCCAACACGAGGCTTTAAACCAAAACTCAATCAGTGCAGGGACTCGTGGAGTTGAAACGCAAGAGTTCTTGTTGTTCAGACTTAATTCTCAAGCACGTCATGCTATTCCGTTGGACCTTGTACACCGTCTTGAAGAATTTAAAACTTCAGATGTGCAAAAATCTGGGGATACTCGAGTTATTCATTACCGTGGATCTATTTTGCCTCTGATTTCATTGAATAGCTTTTTGGGCTATCATGCAGAGCCATCAAAGTCAGAAGGCGAAATCCTTCCGGTGATCGTGACAAGAAAGAATGGCCAATACTTCGGTATCGAGGTCACCGAGATTTTAGATGTTCTGCAAACGGAGGCGAACGTTGAATCTGCGTTCTCTGATAAAAAAGGCATTCTTGGTAACGTGCTAATTGAAAAAGAAATCATCGTTATCGTTGATAGCTTACAAATTATTGATGAACTTATCCCGCAAGCCAGAAGCCATGATGCTAGAACTCCAGAAGTTGTGGTTGATGCTATTCAACGCCGTCGCCACAACATCTTGTATGCGGAAGACAATGCTTTCTTTAGAAAGCACGTAAAAACCCACCTTGAAAAAGCGGGTTATACAGTCATCACAGCTATTGACGGTTCTGATGCAATTTTAAAATTAGAAGAAATGCCACGTCACGAAGTGTCTTTGATTATATCTGATATCGAAATGCCAAAAATGAACGGTCTTCAATTGGCAGGAAAAATCAGAAAAGACGAAAGCTGGAAGGACATCGTTCTTTTAGCTCTGACGACGAAATACGACGATAGAAGTCTTAAAGAAGGCTTGGAAGCTGGTTTTAATGCTTATCTAGAAAAGCTAAATCCTGACTCTTTGATTCAGGCTATCGATAAACACATTTTTAAGAAGGCAGGATAA
- a CDS encoding CheR family methyltransferase, protein MTDPRLSYFAQWIEKELGIIYSQENYFQLQNRLEEIVRTMKFNGIDELYSKVQEGAVGQLKQLLIDSATNNETSFFRDARLFTAIEQEIIPNLIKQKPGQKLRFWSAASSMGQEAYSLAMICDQFAKTNSTFDYEIFASDISAKALRRVEEATYSTLEVGRGLTPTQLQKHFTPVGDGNYRVNTNLRSRVKTGRVNLRESFRQVGTFDLILCRNVLIYQRVEAKKEIISRLTNQLESNGLLVMGAGESMIGISQDFEQKDAMGAIFYQLKSVFNKTA, encoded by the coding sequence ATGACAGATCCTCGCTTATCCTATTTTGCACAATGGATTGAAAAAGAATTGGGAATCATCTATTCCCAGGAAAATTACTTTCAGTTGCAGAATCGTCTGGAAGAAATTGTGCGTACGATGAAATTTAACGGCATCGATGAACTTTACAGTAAAGTTCAAGAAGGTGCGGTTGGCCAGTTGAAGCAATTGTTGATCGATTCAGCGACCAACAACGAAACTTCATTCTTCCGCGATGCGCGTTTGTTCACCGCTATTGAGCAGGAAATCATTCCAAACCTTATAAAGCAAAAGCCCGGTCAGAAGCTTCGTTTCTGGTCAGCTGCCAGCAGTATGGGGCAAGAGGCTTATTCTTTGGCGATGATCTGTGATCAGTTCGCGAAAACCAACAGCACCTTTGATTATGAAATCTTTGCCAGTGATATCTCTGCTAAAGCACTTCGTCGTGTGGAAGAAGCTACTTATTCCACTTTGGAAGTCGGCCGTGGCTTGACTCCAACGCAATTGCAAAAGCATTTCACACCGGTAGGTGATGGCAATTACCGAGTGAATACTAACTTAAGATCAAGGGTAAAAACGGGCCGCGTGAACTTGCGTGAATCTTTCCGTCAAGTTGGTACGTTTGATCTAATTCTTTGCCGTAACGTTTTAATTTATCAACGAGTTGAAGCGAAGAAAGAGATTATTTCTCGTCTGACTAATCAACTTGAGTCCAATGGTCTTCTTGTGATGGGCGCTGGGGAAAGCATGATCGGCATTTCCCAGGACTTCGAACAAAAAGACGCGATGGGCGCTATTTTTTATCAACTTAAATCAGTATTTAATAAAACAGCTTAA
- a CDS encoding response regulator: MELKILVVDDMRSMRKIVMKALTELGSFQVSEAENGALAWELVQKAIAEGKPYNLIVSDWNMPVMKGIDLLKHVRSTPTIAKTPFYLVTAETEASQVKEAVVLGVSGYVTKPFTPAGLKEKLSKAIAQATPALKAG, from the coding sequence ATGGAATTAAAAATTTTAGTAGTGGACGACATGCGCTCCATGAGAAAAATTGTGATGAAGGCACTGACTGAACTTGGTTCTTTCCAAGTAAGTGAAGCAGAAAATGGTGCTTTGGCTTGGGAATTGGTTCAAAAAGCAATCGCTGAAGGAAAGCCGTATAACTTGATAGTTTCTGACTGGAATATGCCAGTGATGAAAGGTATCGACTTGCTTAAGCATGTTCGTTCTACACCAACAATCGCTAAAACTCCTTTTTATCTTGTTACTGCTGAAACTGAAGCGTCACAAGTGAAAGAGGCTGTCGTTCTTGGTGTTTCTGGCTATGTAACTAAACCATTTACTCCTGCAGGTTTAAAGGAAAAACTAAGCAAAGCGATTGCGCAAGCAACGCCTGCTTTGAAAGCTGGCTAG